The Primulina huaijiensis isolate GDHJ02 chromosome 9, ASM1229523v2, whole genome shotgun sequence genomic interval TAGTAACAAATTCGTTAACATTCACTGCATTAAATTCACTCAAACGCAAATTTCAAACTAAACAAAATAGAGAGGAGATTCATATAGCAGAGCTCAACCAGTCGTGCTTAAGCTTTTGGTTTAAACTACTGTAATGTAATAGTATTATCTTGCAGGTGCCTGTGTCTGAAGCAATGGACTTGATCAATCTTAACATGACAAACACCCGCACAAGAGTCAAATGTACTGAAAAATCCTATGTCCACTGATAAGTTATGTTTCAGTAGATGGAAAAGGTGACTCGCAATTAGAAAGAGATAAGTTGGTTACACTTCACAAGGCTGTTCTGAGGCATCGTTTACGCAACTCAGAACGATTTCCTCCACCAAATCCTCAAAAACAGTTTCCCACATTTCGAAACAGATAACCTCTAGATCAGATTGGAGATTCATCCATTTTCCAGATCTTGCCATATCTATTTCGATAAGCTGTTCGAGACAACGGGTGGATTGATGCTCAAAGATGTGCCACTCGACTTCTCTCCATACCTCATGAATAAGATCCATCCCTTTTGCTACTGGTCGGATATTTTGTTTGTGGTTTGATAATCCAGAGAAGCATCCGAAATAGCGATCACATACCTCCTTTAAAGCTTCATTAGCACAATCAAATAGTAGTTTCTGGTCGTGATGGGGTCGACTAGAAAATAACTCGACTTCATTAAACAATGATGATTCAAGAATTTCGTACGAAGAAAGCCATCTTGAAAGAAATTCATCCCAGTTTAAACCTGATCCCAGTAACACTGCTTCCACGTATTCAAATGCAGATTCCTCATCCTCCAGAGAGATTCTAACACAAATTCCTTGGTCGGAAACAGAAGATTGCTCCTCAAAATGGATATGTAGCAGTGGGATGTCATTTTCAACTGAATTTCGCAAACCTTTCAATTTGAGCTCGAAAAATAGCATGCAAAAAATTCTAAAAGAAGATATTATACTTTATTATCCATAAACTTACCTAGATGTGATTTGGTACTCGCAGGACTGATATCATCATCTGGAAACAGTGGTTCAAGAACAGATATAGGACTAGGACGCTCCATTTTTTCATGGACACAATCTGAAATTTCGACTTCCCTGCTTACAGGAGATCGCGTGGGAGATACAGCTGGAGAAGACAATATTTGATCCTCTACAACAAAATCCTGGAAAACAAAAGCAAAATTGAGAACcaagaaaatcttaaaaaagaaACACTAATCGAACTGTTGAAAATACAAGTCCATGTCCACGTACAGCTTTGTGCACGAACAGAAATCTGTTTTAATAATCACTTCAATTATAAAATAACCAACTAACGGAATATACCGATTTGAATCCGCAAGAAGAATCTTCCAAGTTTTTGGTAGCATTTTCTCGATTTTCTCCCTCTTTAAAATCAACATTCTGGATATCTCCACCAATTGAGTTACAGATTGATTCAGAAGAAACAGTACAGACATTGTCCTCATAAAGCATTGATTCAGCCATTTCTTCAATCTCCACAACTCTCGAAGATGCATTTGAAACTGCTGCATTggaaaaatacattattttacattctaataaatataataagatcattataactttcatttttttcgAGCAAGGTCGTGATTTACCATCATTAGTAACAGTTCCTCCAATAGCGGATTTATTTTCCAAACCTTCTTGGTCATCACTAACTCTaacatcaacattcataccaaGAGACTCTGCTTTGTCATCGGAAGTGCTAACAGAGATGCAGTGTTGACTATCCAAATTTGGCATACTTGAACCCGGACAATCGTTATTGTTTTCTTGCAATTGCCCATTCGTAACCATACCACGTGGAGATAATCTCATGTGAGCAGTTATCAAGATGCCATCTCCATGTTTCCTAGGGCTGCAGCAAGGGGAACTATTATAATCAGGAAAAGAAAGAATCCTACCCAGCGATTTGTGCAACTGCTCGGTCATTGACTCAGCATTTTCATCATCATTGTTCAATATCTCAGACAGATGTTTTTTAGCCTCAATGTAAATATTGGATACTCCTAGTTTCTGATATCGACGTGTTTCATCCACCATTGCTGAACCTTTAGCTTTCAACTTTCCAGCTTGTTCGCCCCTCTGGAAGCTAGTGGACGATTTAGTGAATTTTTCAGTGTAGAAATGGTTCCTATTAGGAGAACTCCAAGCAAAATTTTCACCGGAGACACCTTTCTCTCCACTATTCCCATTTCGGTGCTTAGAAGAAAGTTTAACTATGAGCCCATCTAGAGAGATCCCCTGTTTTTCTTTTCCCATTGCATGCCTTAACTTtcttttaatttcatgaaacGAGAATTGGGATGAATTTCTCACATTATTCCCCTTATTATCCAAGTAATTTGACTGAAACGAAGCCCCTCTAACATCGATACCCCTTTCAGGACTACTTACAACTTCTGGTCCAGGCTTGAGGATGACAATTTTACTAGAAGATTGACCACTTTTGTCCCTTCCACTCAGATCACTCTCCAGGGACGTGCTCTTTCTACGGAAAAAGTTGTAGTGTTTACGGTTAATGAATTCATCAGATTTCAGATTTATTGGCTTTTCCTTGTCTATCCGAGCATTGTCCAAATTTTGGATACACTTAACCAGCACAGAGTTCGGATCCTTCAGTAATTTCAAAAATACGCGCTTATTTTTACTTAGTGTTTGCAGAGCATCTGTGAACTCTCTGGAGCAACATGATTTCCCCTCCTCCCCTAAATGCTTGTCATCGCTACTTACCCTCCGTTCTATTAACAGCTTTATCGCCGATACTATTTCTTCTTCAACAACTGTGACAGCTTGATCACGCGGTACTTCAAGATCACTATTAAAATTAGGCTTCTCGTAGTTTCTGTTTCTTTGATTAATCTTGGCCAACTCTTCCACTATCATTTCCAGATAAAGACTATTAGCTGTTTTTCTTTCAGGAATTTCTTCAAAATTTCCAGGCACCAAGTATTTTTTGATGCCCAACTCGGAGATATCCATATCACTGGAGTTGTTGCAAATTCTGTTCTTTCTTTTAGCATTCTTTTTCTCATGCTGTCCATATTTAAATTCAACTTGGTCCAAACACGTTTCGGAATTATTTAGCCGGTTCTTTAAACCTTGCTCATTGATCATCTCTTCCTCCATGAGCTCCTTCACACTTGGTTTGACAACATCAATCATAGGCATCGTGTTTTCTTCAGCTTCCTGAATATCCACAAGGATTAAAGAAAAAAGATTGAATAGAGCAGCCAAATCACAAGTCAACAAGAAAATAATGAACGCCTAAACTCACCACCACCGTATCTTCACATTTTTCAGTTGAACCCTGTAAAGTTGTCTTAGTCCTTGAGTGTTCAGCACCTACAGACAATAAAAATACCAAACATTTCATCCATAGACCGGATTTGGAACATTACAAGGATTGTGCAACACGATAATGCTATGCAGCAACAACTTCTACACAAAACACATACCCACAGACTGCTCACACTCTCGAATTCTATCCGAAAgcagtcttctagtggatcgaCCCTGTCGAAAGTCGAACAAACTAATCAGACCCCAAATACAACCCATTTGAACATCCCTTTTGTGTTGTGTAGAACGCCTTTTTGATCTCTTCGCCATGTAAAGTTTTCTCTTCGATTCAATGCTTTACATGCATTTAATTATCCTCCTCAAGCTATGTTGGGTGAACATAAATAGAAACTgcaaattaaatatgaaagataTATTGTCAAAGTTAACAATTTTC includes:
- the LOC140984284 gene encoding uncharacterized protein isoform X2, with protein sequence MAKRSKRRSTQHKRDVQMGCIWGLISLFDFRQGRSTRRLLSDRIRECEQSVGAEHSRTKTTLQGSTEKCEDTVVEAEENTMPMIDVVKPSVKELMEEEMINEQGLKNRLNNSETCLDQVEFKYGQHEKKNAKRKNRICNNSSDMDISELGIKKYLVPGNFEEIPERKTANSLYLEMIVEELAKINQRNRNYEKPNFNSDLEVPRDQAVTVVEEEIVSAIKLLIERRVSSDDKHLGEEGKSCCSREFTDALQTLSKNKRVFLKLLKDPNSVLVKCIQNLDNARIDKEKPINLKSDEFINRKHYNFFRRKSTSLESDLSGRDKSGQSSSKIVILKPGPEVVSSPERGIDVRGASFQSNYLDNKGNNVRNSSQFSFHEIKRKLRHAMGKEKQGISLDGLIVKLSSKHRNGNSGEKGVSGENFAWSSPNRNHFYTEKFTKSSTSFQRGEQAGKLKAKGSAMVDETRRYQKLGVSNIYIEAKKHLSEILNNDDENAESMTEQLHKSLGRILSFPDYNSSPCCSPRKHGDGILITAHMRLSPRGMVTNGQLQENNNDCPGSSMPNLDSQHCISVSTSDDKAESLGMNVDVRVSDDQEGLENKSAIGGTVTNDVSNASSRVVEIEEMAESMLYEDNVCTVSSESICNSIGGDIQNVDFKEGENRENATKNLEDSSCGFKSDFVVEDQILSSPAVSPTRSPVSREVEISDCVHEKMERPSPISVLEPLFPDDDISPASTKSHLVENDIPLLHIHFEEQSSVSDQGICVRISLEDEESAFEYVEAVLLGSGLNWDEFLSRWLSSYEILESSLFNEVELFSSRPHHDQKLLFDCANEALKEVCDRYFGCFSGLSNHKQNIRPVAKGMDLIHEVWREVEWHIFEHQSTRCLEQLIEIDMARSGKWMNLQSDLEVICFEMWETVFEDLVEEIVLSCVNDASEQPCEV
- the LOC140984284 gene encoding uncharacterized protein isoform X3, which translates into the protein MAKRSKRRSTQHKRDVQMGCIWGLISLFDFRQGRSTRRLLSDRIRECEQSVGAEHSRTKTTLQGSTEKCEDTVEAEENTMPMIDVVKPSVKELMEEEMINEQGLKNRLNNSETCLDQVEFKYGQHEKKNAKRKNRICNNSSDMDISELGIKKYLVPGNFEEIPERKTANSLYLEMIVEELAKINQRNRNYEKPNFNSDLEVPRDQAVTVVEEEIVSAIKLLIERRVSSDDKHLGEEGKSCCSREFTDALQTLSKNKRVFLKLLKDPNSVLVKCIQNLDNARIDKEKPINLKSDEFINRKHYNFFRRKSTSLESDLSGRDKSGQSSSKIVILKPGPEVVSSPERGIDVRGASFQSNYLDNKGNNVRNSSQFSFHEIKRKLRHAMGKEKQGISLDGLIVKLSSKHRNGNSGEKGVSGENFAWSSPNRNHFYTEKFTKSSTSFQRGEQAGKLKAKGSAMVDETRRYQKLGVSNIYIEAKKHLSEILNNDDENAESMTEQLHKSLGRILSFPDYNSSPCCSPRKHGDGILITAHMRLSPRGMVTNGQLQENNNDCPGSSMPNLDSQHCISVSTSDDKAESLGMNVDVRVSDDQEGLENKSAIGGTVTNDAVSNASSRVVEIEEMAESMLYEDNVCTVSSESICNSIGGDIQNVDFKEGENRENATKNLEDSSCGFKSDFVVEDQILSSPAVSPTRSPVSREVEISDCVHEKMERPSPISVLEPLFPDDDISPASTKSHLVENDIPLLHIHFEEQSSVSDQGICVRISLEDEESAFEYVEAVLLGSGLNWDEFLSRWLSSYEILESSLFNEVELFSSRPHHDQKLLFDCANEALKEVCDRYFGCFSGLSNHKQNIRPVAKGMDLIHEVWREVEWHIFEHQSTRCLEQLIEIDMARSGKWMNLQSDLEVICFEMWETVFEDLVEEIVLSCVNDASEQPCEV
- the LOC140984284 gene encoding uncharacterized protein isoform X1 gives rise to the protein MAKRSKRRSTQHKRDVQMGCIWGLISLFDFRQGRSTRRLLSDRIRECEQSVGAEHSRTKTTLQGSTEKCEDTVVEAEENTMPMIDVVKPSVKELMEEEMINEQGLKNRLNNSETCLDQVEFKYGQHEKKNAKRKNRICNNSSDMDISELGIKKYLVPGNFEEIPERKTANSLYLEMIVEELAKINQRNRNYEKPNFNSDLEVPRDQAVTVVEEEIVSAIKLLIERRVSSDDKHLGEEGKSCCSREFTDALQTLSKNKRVFLKLLKDPNSVLVKCIQNLDNARIDKEKPINLKSDEFINRKHYNFFRRKSTSLESDLSGRDKSGQSSSKIVILKPGPEVVSSPERGIDVRGASFQSNYLDNKGNNVRNSSQFSFHEIKRKLRHAMGKEKQGISLDGLIVKLSSKHRNGNSGEKGVSGENFAWSSPNRNHFYTEKFTKSSTSFQRGEQAGKLKAKGSAMVDETRRYQKLGVSNIYIEAKKHLSEILNNDDENAESMTEQLHKSLGRILSFPDYNSSPCCSPRKHGDGILITAHMRLSPRGMVTNGQLQENNNDCPGSSMPNLDSQHCISVSTSDDKAESLGMNVDVRVSDDQEGLENKSAIGGTVTNDAVSNASSRVVEIEEMAESMLYEDNVCTVSSESICNSIGGDIQNVDFKEGENRENATKNLEDSSCGFKSDFVVEDQILSSPAVSPTRSPVSREVEISDCVHEKMERPSPISVLEPLFPDDDISPASTKSHLVENDIPLLHIHFEEQSSVSDQGICVRISLEDEESAFEYVEAVLLGSGLNWDEFLSRWLSSYEILESSLFNEVELFSSRPHHDQKLLFDCANEALKEVCDRYFGCFSGLSNHKQNIRPVAKGMDLIHEVWREVEWHIFEHQSTRCLEQLIEIDMARSGKWMNLQSDLEVICFEMWETVFEDLVEEIVLSCVNDASEQPCEV